Proteins from a single region of Mycoplasmopsis edwardii:
- the ptsP gene encoding phosphoenolpyruvate--protein phosphotransferase translates to MKIKGIGASKGVAISKIFKIEELPLEITQTTNNIEKELELYKSARDIVVNKIEKTKALAHDPEHSAIFDAHIGFVLDPYAIETIENSIKDNSQTAEYAASEFYNGFAETFAMLDDPYLKERAADVKDVLKKLLYAFNNIEEPDLENISEEVVIVAEDLSPSQTVRLNKKYVKGFVTNIGGPTSHTAIMARSLGIPSVVGTNVIMEHAKSNDYIALDGSTGEVVLNPTGDELAKFEKAKIKYQEYLERLSKLKGKESKTSDGKHVELAGNIGTPKDLDSVLENDGEAVGLFRSEFLYMDNDNWPTEEEQFEAYKKVVQGMNGKRVVIRTLDIGGDKTLKYFKFPEEMNPFLGYRAIRFCLQNPDIFKTQLRALIRASEFGKVAIMFPMITNVDEFLEAKKVYQEAYLEVAKDNKNIKPMNEIEVGLMMETPAAAVLSDKFCEHADFVSIGTNDLIQYSMAADRMNENISYLYQPLNPSILRLIKMVIDGAHKHGKWAGMCGEMAGDKRAVPLLLGLGLDEFSMSSSNILATRELINSLEFNKMQELAEKAINLSTMGQVEELLKENL, encoded by the coding sequence ATGAAAATCAAAGGTATTGGTGCTTCTAAAGGTGTTGCAATCTCAAAGATTTTTAAGATTGAAGAACTTCCTTTAGAAATTACACAAACAACAAATAATATTGAAAAAGAATTAGAATTATACAAAAGTGCTAGAGATATTGTTGTAAACAAAATTGAGAAAACAAAAGCTTTAGCACATGATCCAGAACACAGCGCAATTTTTGATGCACATATTGGTTTTGTTTTAGATCCATATGCAATTGAAACAATTGAAAATAGCATTAAAGACAATTCACAAACAGCAGAATATGCTGCCAGCGAATTTTACAATGGTTTTGCTGAAACATTTGCTATGTTAGATGACCCATATTTAAAAGAAAGAGCAGCTGATGTTAAAGATGTTCTTAAAAAACTTTTATATGCGTTTAATAATATCGAAGAACCAGATTTAGAAAACATTTCAGAAGAAGTTGTTATTGTAGCAGAAGATTTAAGCCCATCTCAAACTGTTAGATTAAACAAAAAATATGTTAAAGGTTTTGTAACTAATATTGGTGGTCCTACATCACATACTGCAATTATGGCTAGAAGTTTAGGTATTCCTTCTGTTGTTGGAACAAATGTTATTATGGAACATGCAAAATCTAATGATTATATTGCTTTGGATGGTTCAACTGGTGAAGTTGTTTTGAATCCTACAGGTGATGAATTAGCTAAATTTGAGAAAGCAAAAATTAAATATCAAGAATACTTAGAAAGATTATCTAAATTAAAAGGAAAAGAATCTAAAACATCAGATGGAAAACATGTTGAATTAGCAGGTAACATTGGTACACCTAAAGACTTAGATAGTGTGCTCGAAAATGATGGTGAAGCAGTTGGATTATTTAGATCTGAATTTTTATACATGGATAATGATAATTGACCAACAGAAGAAGAACAATTCGAAGCATATAAAAAAGTTGTACAAGGAATGAATGGTAAAAGAGTTGTTATTAGAACACTTGATATTGGTGGAGATAAAACTTTAAAATACTTTAAGTTCCCTGAAGAAATGAATCCATTTTTAGGTTATAGAGCAATTAGATTTTGTTTACAAAATCCAGATATTTTTAAAACGCAACTTAGAGCTTTAATTAGAGCAAGTGAATTTGGAAAAGTTGCTATTATGTTCCCTATGATCACTAATGTTGATGAATTCTTAGAAGCTAAAAAAGTTTATCAAGAAGCTTACTTAGAAGTTGCTAAAGATAATAAGAACATTAAACCAATGAATGAAATTGAAGTTGGTTTAATGATGGAAACTCCAGCGGCAGCTGTTTTAAGTGATAAATTCTGTGAACATGCAGACTTCGTTTCAATTGGAACAAATGACTTAATTCAATACTCGATGGCTGCAGATAGAATGAATGAAAACATTTCTTACTTATACCAACCACTTAACCCATCTATTTTAAGATTAATTAAAATGGTTATTGATGGTGCACATAAACACGGAAAATGAGCCGGTATGTGTGGAGAAATGGCCGGTGATAAAAGAGCAGTTCCTTTATTACTTGGTTTAGGACTTGATGAATTTTCAATGAGTTCAAGCAATATCTTAGCTACAAGAGAATTAATTAACTCATTAGAGTTTAATAAAATGCAAGAATTAGCTGAAAAAGCGATTAATTTATCAACTATGGGACAAGTTGAAGAATTACTTAAAGAAAACTTATAA
- a CDS encoding potassium channel family protein, with product MKIDLKKNYNYLFDNFTNIIWNIEVDKQKFSPINYRIFRWIRNTYLILVAITCLISLLTLFKPIDSIAFVWNIIISILQIFSFFFFVFDYVSHFITYQNFLAKQGKKYKSYKMVLKYIFSFFGILLFLCILSSIHVISNIGAISHDAQRVFDTMKILNLARVVRFFAVLTIFAPFRTIFGVFKKQRKVLINVLLISLFLIVIFALIIWNAEVQHLEDTKAEFLSQNNIQNTWISIYQNFIKEQFVTEEAKTQWLQANKVTQANMDLVASKIDAYEGLSSGYITTFFDAVYFATITLTTIGYGDLLPHATMSRIIVTINSLLALAIIAIPSGVIASEFLSATQDRITTKKKEKENNEGK from the coding sequence ATGAAAATTGATCTTAAAAAGAACTATAACTATTTATTTGATAATTTCACAAACATTATTTGAAATATCGAAGTCGACAAGCAAAAATTCTCACCAATTAATTACAGAATCTTTAGATGAATTAGAAATACTTATTTAATTTTGGTTGCAATTACATGTTTAATTTCACTGCTTACTTTGTTTAAACCAATTGATAGTATTGCGTTTGTTTGAAATATTATTATTTCCATTTTACAAATTTTTTCATTCTTCTTCTTTGTTTTTGATTATGTAAGTCACTTCATCACTTATCAAAATTTTTTAGCAAAACAAGGTAAGAAATACAAATCATATAAAATGGTTCTTAAATACATTTTCTCATTTTTTGGAATTTTATTATTTTTATGTATTTTAAGCTCCATTCATGTTATTTCAAATATTGGTGCAATTAGTCATGATGCACAAAGAGTTTTTGATACAATGAAAATCCTTAACTTAGCAAGAGTTGTAAGATTCTTTGCTGTATTAACAATTTTTGCACCATTCAGAACAATCTTTGGAGTATTTAAAAAACAAAGAAAAGTATTAATTAACGTGCTTTTAATCTCGTTATTTTTAATTGTTATCTTCGCATTGATTATCTGAAATGCAGAAGTGCAACACTTAGAAGATACTAAAGCTGAATTCTTATCACAAAACAATATTCAAAACACTTGAATCTCAATTTACCAAAACTTTATTAAAGAACAATTTGTAACAGAAGAAGCTAAAACACAATGATTACAGGCGAATAAAGTTACACAAGCTAATATGGACTTAGTTGCTTCAAAAATTGATGCATATGAAGGCTTAAGTTCAGGCTACATCACAACATTCTTTGATGCAGTTTACTTCGCAACAATTACATTAACAACAATTGGATATGGTGATTTATTACCACATGCTACAATGAGTAGAATTATTGTTACAATCAATAGCTTACTTGCCTTAGCAATTATCGCTATCCCATCCGGGGTTATCGCAAGTGAATTCCTTTCTGCAACTCAAGACAGAATAACTACTAAGAAAAAAGAAAAAGAAAATAACGAAGGAAAATAA
- a CDS encoding LacI family DNA-binding transcriptional regulator, with protein sequence MKNKDKKTISYKEIAEQAKTSISTISRYYNDGYVSERTKEKILEVVTKNEYFPNHGARLIRGKDNSIFVVMPIWTQSLYNSIISGIITAATKNGRRVNATYSNTSTVDYIETIRYALSWKPLAVVVLVPQYDKDLFDFLRKIQDTTIVVYGHKVTGLNWIKPDLKQGFYDVVKKFIEPQSKKVAFVVDTRLSESQKTERISGFEAACRELDVEGVVLTIEGKKDLAALVELSKNLKNLGIRNVVCSTHETYVSITTTLGTKEFNVTDIGYQSIYDNIKNYKAKIFIDYPRIGLIIDKMITDVKETGELQEKVINTMIISSDKN encoded by the coding sequence ATGAAAAATAAAGACAAAAAAACGATCTCATATAAAGAAATTGCTGAACAAGCTAAAACATCAATCTCAACAATTAGTAGATACTATAATGATGGTTATGTTTCAGAAAGAACAAAAGAAAAAATCTTAGAAGTAGTTACAAAAAATGAATACTTTCCTAACCATGGCGCAAGATTAATTAGAGGTAAAGATAATTCGATTTTTGTTGTTATGCCTATTTGAACACAAAGCTTATACAACTCAATTATCAGTGGAATAATTACAGCCGCAACAAAAAATGGAAGAAGAGTTAACGCAACTTATTCAAACACAAGTACAGTAGATTATATTGAAACAATTAGATATGCACTTTCATGAAAACCTTTAGCTGTTGTTGTTTTAGTGCCTCAATATGATAAAGACTTATTTGACTTCTTAAGAAAGATTCAAGATACTACAATAGTTGTTTACGGACATAAAGTTACAGGTTTAAACTGAATTAAACCAGATTTAAAACAAGGATTTTATGATGTAGTTAAAAAGTTTATTGAACCACAATCTAAGAAAGTTGCGTTTGTTGTAGATACAAGATTAAGTGAAAGTCAAAAAACAGAAAGAATTTCTGGTTTCGAAGCTGCATGTAGAGAACTTGATGTTGAAGGTGTGGTTTTAACAATTGAAGGTAAAAAAGATTTAGCAGCTCTAGTTGAATTGAGCAAAAACCTTAAAAACCTTGGGATTAGAAATGTTGTATGTTCAACACACGAAACATATGTTTCAATTACAACAACATTAGGAACTAAAGAATTTAATGTTACAGATATTGGTTACCAATCAATTTATGATAATATCAAAAACTATAAAGCTAAAATATTTATTGATTACCCTAGAATTGGTTTGATTATTGACAAAATGATTACTGATGTTAAAGAAACAGGTGAATTACAAGAAAAAGTTATTAACACCATGATTATTTCATCAGATAAAAACTAA
- a CDS encoding signal peptidase II — protein sequence MESLKNKFNKFLTNIKVNKDKIIISYIICLTAFIIFLSIDQVTKSLLFEHGSVFEGKYDGDLFYVKLADERFVIAESIYPKESDQWINYKIIGIRSIWHGGVTFLKTRNQTFIQGLSILFLIVMPFTLLFNHKRYKLIGFIIGLVLAGTAGNMIDRFVFLGHVKDILFIPFVRDRGTFNAADVEIMLGIAIFVINTLFGSFRKREYQNIQDLVV from the coding sequence ATGGAATCATTAAAAAACAAATTTAATAAATTTTTAACAAATATTAAAGTTAACAAAGACAAAATTATTATTTCATATATTATTTGTCTTACAGCATTTATTATCTTCTTGTCTATAGATCAAGTTACTAAAAGTTTACTTTTTGAACATGGATCAGTTTTTGAAGGTAAATATGATGGTGATTTATTTTATGTAAAGCTTGCAGATGAAAGATTCGTTATTGCTGAAAGTATTTACCCAAAGGAATCAGATCAATGAATAAATTATAAAATTATTGGAATAAGAAGTATTTGACATGGAGGAGTAACCTTCTTAAAAACAAGGAACCAAACCTTCATTCAAGGACTAAGTATTTTATTCTTGATAGTTATGCCGTTTACTTTATTATTTAACCACAAACGTTATAAATTAATCGGATTCATTATTGGTTTAGTTCTTGCAGGAACTGCAGGAAACATGATTGATAGATTTGTTTTCTTAGGACACGTTAAAGATATTTTATTCATTCCATTTGTTAGAGATAGAGGCACATTTAATGCTGCTGATGTGGAAATAATGTTAGGAATTGCTATCTTTGTAATAAATACATTATTTGGTTCATTTAGAAAACGTGAATATCAAAATATACAAGACTTAGTTGTTTAG
- the gpmI gene encoding 2,3-bisphosphoglycerate-independent phosphoglycerate mutase — protein sequence MKKTVLIVIDGLGLRKETQGNGFALADTPTFDKLFKEYPNSIIQASGQYVGLPEGQMGNSEVGHLNIGAGTIVYTGLSLIKKALNDGTYKDTKAFVEVFEDVKKNNSTLHLMGLLSPGGVHSLEDHLFELLHAANAYGLKKVSVHVFGDGRDVAPKSIKASMVKLDEICQKYGYNIATVAGRFYAMDRDKMFDRVEKAYQAILGNSESKFENAIDFVESQYSQDITDEFFVPSINSKLSKDAFAKDGDSIIFFNFRPDRARQLTHLFINSDLYDVKASQPVKINKFASMMKYEGLNTIIAFDEMEIPMPIGKVLELAGKKQLRIAETQKYAHVTFFMDGGNDIEFKNSKRIMVDSLKVESYADAPEMSAKGITDELLKNALDYDVTIMNFANPDMVGHTGNLQSTIKAVAFLDTQIKRIVEWAEANDVTVFITADHGNAEITEDENGKPATKHTSSPVMLICTDKNVKLKDGALANVAPTVLDYIKVAQPKEMDQDSLLVK from the coding sequence ATGAAAAAAACAGTATTAATTGTTATTGATGGTTTAGGTCTAAGGAAAGAAACTCAAGGTAATGGGTTTGCATTAGCTGATACACCAACATTTGATAAATTATTTAAAGAATATCCAAACTCAATCATTCAAGCATCAGGTCAATATGTAGGGTTGCCAGAAGGGCAAATGGGTAACTCAGAAGTAGGTCACTTGAACATTGGTGCAGGTACAATTGTTTACACAGGATTATCATTAATCAAAAAAGCTTTAAATGACGGAACATACAAAGATACAAAAGCCTTTGTTGAAGTATTTGAAGATGTTAAGAAAAACAATTCAACACTACACTTAATGGGACTTTTATCACCTGGAGGAGTTCACTCACTAGAAGATCACTTATTTGAGTTATTACATGCAGCAAACGCATACGGACTTAAAAAAGTTTCTGTTCATGTTTTCGGTGACGGAAGAGACGTTGCTCCAAAATCAATCAAGGCTTCAATGGTTAAACTTGATGAAATTTGCCAAAAATATGGATACAACATCGCTACAGTAGCGGGTAGATTCTACGCAATGGATCGTGATAAGATGTTTGATAGAGTCGAAAAAGCTTACCAAGCTATTTTAGGTAACTCAGAAAGTAAATTTGAAAATGCAATTGATTTTGTTGAATCACAATATTCACAAGATATTACAGATGAGTTCTTTGTTCCTTCAATAAATTCAAAACTTTCAAAAGATGCATTCGCTAAAGATGGAGACTCAATTATTTTCTTTAACTTCCGTCCAGATAGAGCAAGACAATTAACTCACTTATTCATCAATTCAGATTTATATGATGTCAAAGCATCACAACCAGTTAAAATTAATAAATTTGCTTCAATGATGAAATATGAAGGTTTAAACACAATTATTGCTTTTGATGAAATGGAAATTCCAATGCCCATTGGTAAAGTTCTTGAGCTTGCTGGTAAAAAACAATTAAGAATTGCTGAAACACAAAAATACGCTCACGTAACATTCTTTATGGATGGTGGAAATGATATTGAATTCAAAAATTCAAAACGTATTATGGTTGACTCATTAAAAGTTGAATCATATGCTGATGCGCCAGAAATGTCTGCTAAAGGTATAACAGATGAATTACTTAAAAACGCACTTGATTATGATGTAACAATCATGAACTTTGCTAACCCAGATATGGTTGGTCACACAGGTAACTTACAATCAACAATTAAAGCTGTTGCATTTTTAGATACACAAATTAAACGTATTGTCGAGTGAGCTGAAGCAAATGATGTAACAGTATTTATTACAGCAGATCACGGTAATGCTGAAATTACAGAAGACGAAAATGGTAAACCAGCTACAAAACACACAAGTAGCCCAGTAATGTTAATTTGTACAGATAAAAATGTTAAATTAAAAGACGGAGCATTAGCTAATGTTGCTCCAACAGTACTTGATTATATTAAAGTAGCACAACCAAAAGAAATGGATCAAGATTCACTTTTAGTGAAATAA
- a CDS encoding deoxyribonuclease IV, with protein sequence MIKLGSHISFKKPGYLPEAIQESIDNGANTMMIYLGAPQSTQRVPVENYRLQEYLEKYAQHIPQEDIIVHAPYVINPANPDKADYSNNFLIQEIKRMNYVGAKYLVLHPGASTTFETQEALDQLVDSLKFILEQTKDVVICIETMAGKGTEIGINFEQIKFILDWVKSDRLAVCLDTCHLWDAGYDLQEYEEFKKELVKYDLLKDVKVIHLNDSKHEVFSRKDRHANIGQGTIGLETLRKFVHDKDFHNIPIILETPWVDDKPIYKEEIQMLLNK encoded by the coding sequence ATGATTAAATTAGGTTCTCATATATCATTTAAAAAACCAGGTTATTTACCAGAAGCAATTCAAGAGTCAATTGATAATGGTGCTAACACAATGATGATTTATTTAGGTGCTCCACAAAGCACTCAAAGGGTTCCGGTCGAAAATTATAGACTTCAAGAATACTTAGAAAAATATGCTCAACATATTCCACAAGAAGATATTATCGTTCATGCTCCATATGTTATCAACCCTGCTAATCCAGATAAAGCAGACTACTCTAATAACTTTTTAATTCAAGAAATCAAAAGAATGAACTATGTAGGTGCAAAATATTTAGTTTTACATCCAGGAGCTTCAACAACATTCGAAACTCAAGAAGCTTTAGATCAGCTTGTAGATAGTTTAAAATTCATTTTAGAGCAAACTAAAGATGTTGTAATTTGTATTGAAACAATGGCTGGTAAAGGTACTGAAATTGGAATTAATTTTGAACAAATTAAATTCATTCTCGATTGAGTTAAATCAGATCGTTTAGCTGTTTGTCTTGATACTTGTCATTTATGAGATGCAGGATACGATTTACAAGAATATGAAGAATTTAAAAAAGAATTAGTTAAATATGACTTACTTAAAGATGTTAAAGTTATTCATTTAAATGATTCTAAACATGAAGTATTCTCAAGAAAGGATCGTCACGCAAATATTGGTCAAGGTACAATTGGACTTGAAACATTAAGAAAATTTGTTCATGACAAAGATTTTCATAATATTCCAATTATTCTAGAAACACCATGAGTTGATGATAAACCAATTTATAAAGAAGAAATTCAAATGCTTCTTAACAAATAA
- a CDS encoding YitT family protein: MKMTSNFTKKIKNKCCRMLGIKHEENLDDLEKVDPEVHLNSIDIEMHKLKYKMGKYLYNTKKEKLSIQILFKRYWYKVLLLLVAAAIFNAGIQIFLNRAETIPSGVTGIPTLIQYVAKDTKKYFALIYLGCNIPLFLLFGFKIKKSFVILTLIFMIFQILTNLIFTQPTVAQWFEENIKLTEKYDSYTGWSNLIYTFIGAMFVAVGIAISWKAGGSTGGTDIVGYYFSTKSKKSVGQVLSIIGFTTAIIFLVIFAFIKPNYLKEEPLSIEKVLALPTNEYVELHDYKGIAQEEAAVTQRYQLLYKNWKESRIYFGMREVSTFFYILVTNIVINILYPKYKKVSLTIVSSNPEKVLAYFKLINYWHSYRIEKYTSGYTGKEGYKIETVMLLLETNNIISDLKKIDSKIWISIKGVSNIVGSFTTDFVE; encoded by the coding sequence ATGAAAATGACTTCAAATTTCACGAAAAAAATTAAAAATAAATGTTGTAGAATGCTTGGTATTAAGCATGAAGAAAACCTTGATGATTTAGAAAAAGTTGACCCAGAAGTACACCTAAACTCAATTGATATTGAGATGCACAAACTTAAGTATAAAATGGGTAAATACTTATACAATACTAAAAAAGAAAAATTATCAATCCAAATTCTCTTTAAAAGATATTGATATAAAGTTTTACTTCTTTTAGTTGCTGCCGCAATATTCAATGCTGGAATTCAAATTTTTTTAAATAGAGCAGAAACTATTCCTTCCGGTGTTACAGGGATACCAACATTAATTCAATATGTTGCTAAGGATACAAAAAAATATTTCGCTTTAATTTATTTAGGATGTAATATACCTTTATTCTTACTATTTGGTTTCAAAATTAAGAAGAGCTTTGTTATTTTAACTCTAATCTTTATGATTTTCCAAATACTTACAAACTTAATTTTTACTCAACCCACTGTAGCTCAATGATTTGAAGAAAACATAAAATTAACTGAGAAATATGATTCCTACACAGGGTGAAGTAACTTAATATATACATTCATTGGAGCAATGTTTGTCGCTGTTGGGATTGCCATTTCATGAAAAGCTGGTGGATCAACTGGAGGAACTGATATTGTCGGATATTACTTTTCAACTAAATCTAAAAAAAGTGTTGGACAAGTTTTATCAATTATTGGATTCACTACAGCAATTATTTTCCTTGTAATATTTGCGTTTATTAAACCAAACTACTTAAAAGAAGAACCATTAAGCATTGAAAAAGTTCTTGCGTTACCAACTAATGAATATGTTGAATTACATGATTATAAAGGTATCGCTCAAGAAGAAGCAGCTGTAACTCAAAGATATCAATTGCTATATAAAAATTGAAAAGAATCAAGAATTTATTTTGGAATGCGTGAAGTAAGTACATTCTTTTATATCTTAGTAACTAACATTGTTATTAATATCTTATATCCGAAATACAAAAAAGTTTCATTAACTATTGTAAGTTCAAATCCCGAAAAAGTCTTAGCTTACTTTAAATTAATTAACTATTGACATTCATATAGAATTGAAAAATATACATCAGGATATACAGGTAAAGAAGGTTACAAAATTGAAACAGTAATGCTTTTACTTGAAACAAATAACATCATTTCTGACCTTAAGAAAATCGATAGCAAAATCTGAATTTCAATCAAGGGTGTTTCGAATATCGTAGGAAGCTTTACCACAGACTTTGTTGAATAA
- the ileS gene encoding isoleucine--tRNA ligase gives MDYKNTLNMPQTDFEMRANLTSKETDYRKFWEENQIYNKAILKNKNNEKFILHDGPPYANGDIHIGHALNKILKDIIVRYKSIKGFYSPFVLGWDTHGLPIEHKMLSVANLNKEDLNAVTLRKRAAEYATEQIKNQKIQFASLQLFTDMNKVYITMDKKYEVEQLKVLKKLSLDGLVYKALKPVYWSPSSQSALAESEVEYHDVVSPSIFVAFDVVKSEFDKIQAGDHLIIWTTTPWTLIANSGVAVGKDIEYSRVKYNNKYYVIASELLDNVLATLEWEGFEVISTFFGKDINDVWYSTPIFKKDAPVVLGHHVTTESGSGLVHIAPLFGEDDFQIGKANNLDMIMHISDKGYIYNTNTKFDGMFYDDANKAISEFLGEKLLHFKRFKHSYPHDWRTNKPIIFRGTPQWFVSIDKIRDKILYEIEHKVKTHSDWAKKRLSKMIENRNDWTISRQRSWGVPLIFFYDQNDNPVIEEEIFDYVINLVAEHGTDVWWEKETDELLPEKYRNKGFKREMDIMDVWFDSGVSSVATNIDDGFSQSPFDAYLEGSDQYRGWFNSSIINSVAYKGVSPYINLISHGFTLDEKGEKMSKSKGNTISPLDVVNKRGADILRLWVANSEYTNDVTISDKILDQNAEIYRKIRNTIRFLLGNLNGYTYNPNTKREGIHLFIKEQLEELKLNIQNAYDQFKFINVVKLINNYIVELSSFYLSVTKDILYIREFNDQERLMTLANMYEIVEYLIIALAPILPTTSEEAYKFLNKANKQESVMLETLENISKANINYEVLEQYKEFFELRDKVNVLIENEVKNGSVKRANELELFLNVKDNEFLNSLDLKNLLSVGKITFSNDEFKVQKFESEKCLRCWNHFEKDQIKEDLCLNCYGIIKKQI, from the coding sequence ATGGATTATAAAAACACCTTAAATATGCCTCAAACAGACTTTGAAATGAGAGCAAATTTAACAAGTAAAGAAACAGATTATAGAAAGTTTTGAGAAGAAAACCAAATTTACAATAAAGCAATTTTAAAAAATAAAAATAATGAAAAATTTATTTTACATGATGGGCCACCATATGCAAATGGCGATATTCATATTGGTCATGCTTTAAATAAGATTCTTAAAGATATTATTGTAAGATACAAATCAATTAAGGGTTTTTACTCACCTTTTGTTTTGGGTTGAGATACACATGGTTTACCAATTGAACACAAGATGCTTTCAGTGGCTAACTTAAATAAAGAAGACTTAAATGCTGTAACTTTAAGAAAAAGAGCTGCCGAATATGCAACTGAACAAATTAAGAATCAAAAAATACAGTTTGCTTCATTACAATTATTTACTGATATGAACAAAGTTTATATCACAATGGATAAAAAATATGAAGTAGAGCAATTAAAAGTTCTTAAAAAACTTTCTCTTGATGGACTTGTTTATAAAGCGTTAAAACCTGTTTATTGATCACCAAGTTCACAAAGTGCTTTAGCTGAATCAGAAGTTGAATATCATGATGTTGTTTCACCTTCAATCTTCGTAGCTTTTGATGTTGTGAAATCAGAATTTGATAAAATCCAAGCTGGTGATCACTTAATCATTTGAACAACAACTCCTTGAACATTAATTGCTAATTCCGGGGTTGCAGTTGGTAAAGATATTGAATACTCAAGAGTAAAATACAATAATAAATACTACGTAATTGCTTCTGAATTACTTGATAATGTTTTAGCTACTTTAGAATGAGAAGGTTTTGAAGTTATTTCAACATTCTTTGGTAAAGATATTAATGATGTTTGATATTCAACACCAATTTTCAAAAAAGATGCTCCAGTTGTGTTAGGACACCATGTTACTACAGAAAGTGGATCAGGATTAGTTCATATTGCTCCATTATTTGGTGAAGATGACTTCCAAATTGGTAAGGCAAATAATTTAGACATGATTATGCATATTTCAGATAAAGGATACATCTACAACACAAATACTAAATTTGATGGTATGTTCTATGATGATGCTAATAAAGCAATCTCAGAATTCTTAGGTGAAAAATTATTACACTTCAAAAGATTTAAACACTCATACCCACATGACTGAAGAACAAATAAACCAATTATCTTTAGAGGAACACCGCAATGATTCGTTTCGATTGATAAAATTAGAGACAAAATTCTATATGAAATCGAACACAAAGTTAAAACACATTCAGACTGAGCTAAAAAACGTTTAAGCAAAATGATCGAAAACAGAAATGATTGAACAATCTCAAGACAACGTTCATGAGGTGTACCACTTATTTTCTTCTATGATCAAAATGATAATCCTGTAATTGAAGAAGAAATCTTTGATTATGTAATTAACTTAGTTGCAGAACACGGAACAGATGTTTGATGAGAAAAAGAAACAGATGAATTATTACCTGAAAAATATAGAAACAAAGGTTTCAAAAGAGAAATGGACATTATGGATGTTTGATTTGATTCAGGTGTTTCATCAGTTGCAACAAACATTGATGATGGATTTAGTCAATCACCATTTGACGCTTACTTAGAAGGTTCAGACCAATACAGAGGATGATTTAACTCTTCAATTATTAATTCAGTTGCATACAAAGGTGTTAGTCCATATATTAACTTAATTTCTCACGGTTTCACATTAGACGAAAAAGGTGAGAAAATGTCTAAATCAAAAGGTAACACAATTTCACCACTTGATGTTGTTAATAAGCGTGGTGCTGATATTTTAAGATTGTGAGTAGCAAATAGTGAATATACAAATGATGTTACTATCTCAGATAAAATCTTAGATCAAAATGCTGAAATTTACCGTAAGATTAGAAACACAATTAGATTCTTACTTGGTAACCTAAATGGTTATACATATAATCCAAACACAAAACGCGAAGGAATTCACTTATTTATTAAAGAGCAACTTGAAGAACTTAAATTAAACATTCAAAATGCTTATGATCAATTTAAATTCATTAACGTTGTTAAGTTAATTAATAACTACATAGTTGAATTATCAAGCTTTTACTTATCGGTTACAAAAGACATTTTATACATTAGAGAATTCAATGATCAAGAAAGATTAATGACATTAGCTAACATGTATGAAATTGTAGAATACTTAATTATTGCTTTAGCTCCTATTTTACCTACAACAAGTGAAGAAGCTTACAAATTCTTAAACAAAGCAAATAAACAAGAGTCAGTAATGCTTGAAACACTTGAAAACATTTCAAAAGCAAACATTAATTACGAGGTATTAGAACAATACAAAGAATTCTTTGAATTAAGAGATAAAGTTAATGTTTTAATTGAAAATGAAGTTAAAAACGGAAGTGTTAAACGTGCTAATGAATTAGAGTTATTCCTTAATGTTAAAGATAATGAATTCTTAAACTCACTAGATCTTAAAAACTTATTATCAGTTGGTAAAATCACATTTTCAAATGATGAATTTAAAGTTCAAAAATTCGAATCTGAAAAATGCTTAAGATGTTGAAATCATTTTGAAAAAGACCAAATTAAAGAAGATCTTTGTTTAAATTGTTATGGAATCATTAAAAAACAAATTTAA